From Canis lupus familiaris isolate Mischka breed German Shepherd chromosome 16, alternate assembly UU_Cfam_GSD_1.0, whole genome shotgun sequence, one genomic window encodes:
- the LOC111090250 gene encoding zinc finger and SCAN domain-containing protein 2-like, giving the protein MTELASSGGGSPAGDGEEGLGDERGLVIHHPAEEQPHRCPLCGQTFSQQPSLVRHQKAHAGVGRAASFVCPECGKAFSVKHNLEVHQRTHTGERPFPCPECGRCFSLKQNLLTHQRIHSGEKPHQCAQCGRCFREPRFLLNHQRTHARMPAPHPRRPGVFGERRPYFCARCGKSFAREGSLKTHQRSHGHGPDGQAAHLGRVL; this is encoded by the coding sequence ATGACAGAGCTGGCGTCCTCGGGGGGCGGGTCCCCTGCGGGGGAcggggaggagggcctgggggacGAGCGAGGCCTGGTCATCCACCACCCCGCGGAGGAGCAGCCTCACCGCTGCCCACTGTGCGGCCAGACCTTCTCGCAGCAGCCCAGCCTGGTGCGGCACCAGAAGGCGCACGCCGGGGTGGGCCGCGCGGCCTCCTTCGTGTGCCCCGAGTGCGGCAAGGCCTTCAGCGTCAAGCACAACCTCGAGGTGCACCAGCGCACGCACACCGGCGAGCGGCCCTTCCCCTGCCCGGAGTGCGGCCGCTGCTTCAGCCTCAAGCAGAACCTGCTCACGCACCAGCGCATCCACAGCGGCGAGAAGCCGCACCAGTGCGCACAGTGCGGCCGCTGCTTCCGCGAGCCGCGCTTCCTGCTCAACCACCAGCGCACCCACGCGCGCATGCCCGCGCCGCACCCGCGCCGCCCCGGAGTGTTCGGGGAGCGGCGGCCCTACTTCTGTGCGCGCTGCGGCAAGAGCTTCGCGCGCGAGGGCTCGCTCAAGACCCACCAGCGCAGCCATGGCCACGGCCCCGACGGCCAGGCGGCCCATTTAGGCCGCGTGCTATGA